Within Halarchaeum grantii, the genomic segment CGATCTCCGCGTTCGAGGCGTGCCCGAGCGGCACCCACTCGACGTCGAGGGCGACGTCCGCCGGGGACGCGCGCGTGCCGGAGTCGGCGGCGCTCGCGGCGTCGTTCGTGACCTTCGGCGCGTAGAGCGTGCCCGCGAGCTCCATCGGGTCGTCGTAGCTCGGAATCTCCTCGTCCGCGACGAACTTGTAGATGCCCTTGCTGTCGCCGTCGGACGCGCCGTAGACCGTCCGCAGGTCGTTCTGGAAGTTCGGCGACTCCCACGCCGCCCGCCCGAGGACGTAGTACTTGATGGGCTCGGGCGTCTCGGCGTGCGGCTCGCGGTAGTCGACGTGGTAGCCGTAGCGGTACGGGTTCGGGTACGCCTCGTCCGTGATGGGCGTGCCCGTGTTCTTCGCGTCCTCCACGACCTCGGTCTTCGCGTACGCGTCCGCCGTCGAGGTGTCGACCCCGGTCGCGTCACGCGGGAACGCACCGAGCTGGTAGGCGAGGAGTTCGACGCCCGCGAGCGCCCAGTTGCCCTGCACGGACCACGACTCGTCGCCGTAGTACTCGTCGACCGCGCTCTGGATGCCCGTGGGGTTCGGGCGGTTCCAGAACTGACAGCCGCCGACGAGCCCCTTCCCGGTGCCGGCCTCGACGATGTCGCCCACCGTCGCCTTGTAGGAGACGCGCGGGTGGGCGTAGTTCTCCTCCGAGGAGACCATCGTGTCCCACGGCGTGCGGTCGCCGTAGCAGTTGATCATCGTGCCCCCGAGGTCGCGCAGTTCCTCGGTGTTCGCCATGTTGATGGCGTTCTCGAGGTCGGCCTCCCACTCGCCGGTCGCCGCGTTCTTGCTGAGCGGGATGCGCGAGACGTTCCCCGGCGTGGACTCGAAGTTCGTAAAGAGGTGGCCCTCCGTTCCCGCCTCGTTCGACGCGATGAACTGGTTGCAGTCAGGCGTGTAGCCCGCCTCCGAGTAGCGCGTCCCCGGGAACTTGTCGATGGGCTCGCCGTCCGGCGTCTCCGGGACGCCGAGTTGCTCGCTCGCGCCGTTGATCGGTTCCTCCCGCCGGGCGAGCATGACGTAATCGCCGTCGGCGGTCCGCACGGAGTGCTGTTCGTCCTGCGTCTCGGGGGCGGAGAGCTCCTCGAAGTCGTCGTTGCTCCCGTTCATCGCGAAGGAGAAGCCCTTCACGTAGCCGATGCCCGCGCGGTCGTAGGGCGCGACGTTGTCGGTGCTCGGGTGCTGGAGGCTGTAGAGGAGCGTCCCGTCGTCGAAGACGAACGGGCCGGTGACCTCCGCGCCGAACGCCGTGTTCGAGAAGCGCTTGAGCGACCCCTTGACGCTCGGCGCGCCCGGCGTGTCCGATTCCTCGACGTCCGCGCTCGCGATCCCACTGCCGGCCACGCTCGCGCCGAGTGCGGCGGCGACTGAACTCGCCATCAGTTGTCGACGGCTGATATCGACCATGCAGCCGGAGACTTCGGGCAAGAGGTGATAGCTTCTTATAATATCAGTATTGTCGAGAACGAGTGCGTGCAGTCGGGAAATTGGGTATCAGTCACGTACATAGACGTATAGTGACGGAGACACGGTTCCCGACGGGACCGAGAGCGCGATCGGGTGCGTGTCGTCGGCCACCGGGTCGCGACGGGATGTGCGTATCGGCCGGCGCGACGGCGAGACCGGTGGCTGGGAGGGGCAGTTCCCGGTCAGAAAAAGACGGAGAGACGACGTACTCAGGCGACGCCTTCGGCCTCGGCGCCCTCGCGGATGTCGGCCGCCCGGCCCTCGACCCACTCGACGTAGTCGTGGACGCGGTAGGGCTTCCGACCGAAGAAGGAGGCGACCCACTCGACGTCGTCGTACTGCGTCAGGAGGTACGCGGCCAGCACCGCCCGTCCGGCGCCGATGACCTCCAGCGGGACGCCGCGCTCCCCGGTCGCCGCCTCCTCGAAGCCGTTCGTGCAGAAGTAGACGTCCGCGTACAGTTCGGCCGTCTCCGGGTCCGCGAACGTCCGGC encodes:
- a CDS encoding alkaline phosphatase PhoX, whose translation is MVDISRRQLMASSVAAALGASVAGSGIASADVEESDTPGAPSVKGSLKRFSNTAFGAEVTGPFVFDDGTLLYSLQHPSTDNVAPYDRAGIGYVKGFSFAMNGSNDDFEELSAPETQDEQHSVRTADGDYVMLARREEPINGASEQLGVPETPDGEPIDKFPGTRYSEAGYTPDCNQFIASNEAGTEGHLFTNFESTPGNVSRIPLSKNAATGEWEADLENAINMANTEELRDLGGTMINCYGDRTPWDTMVSSEENYAHPRVSYKATVGDIVEAGTGKGLVGGCQFWNRPNPTGIQSAVDEYYGDESWSVQGNWALAGVELLAYQLGAFPRDATGVDTSTADAYAKTEVVEDAKNTGTPITDEAYPNPYRYGYHVDYREPHAETPEPIKYYVLGRAAWESPNFQNDLRTVYGASDGDSKGIYKFVADEEIPSYDDPMELAGTLYAPKVTNDAASAADSGTRASPADVALDVEWVPLGHASNAEIESWIAEYDDVTQADYLETHAETDWTEDRATAIEEADKAVIENGNQNYITNEEIVEWARQYEARGHDGVDEGLRRVPFLETRAAAKEIGASIEFNKAEGIDSVDDAGPGDYVYFGISEFNDDMADDTGDLQMDRVDGGVVYRAELDANYDVSTLEPVVVGPDFTDGPQAANDAVRNIDNVYAMDDGRVLCCEDGFAESRRSYPNDCLWVYQPNPTVAVGSAAVGQGESVTVEVRAKHIPDGLSGGTFSVGVSDTDVAEITSASYPDAAGLNQPPSIAEDGSTAAFEFADVNEAMQADGVEFTLATVTLSGVGGGAADLDVSAALDDDEGQNVAVETRSGVTVTGPASVAGSGSVPSDPDGDGRYEDVNGNGRVDYDDVVLLFDRMESKSVASNARSFDFNENDRLDYADIVHLYEEAGVEQ